One Archangium violaceum genomic window, GGTGCCGGGCAGTCGAGCGCTCCGAGAAGGGTTGTCTACTCCACGTGTCGGGTCGGGTACGCGACGTCGGACGTAATACCGACTTCCCTGGACAGGTCCTCTGAGGTAGTACGCTCCATCTGACTGGAGGAGACATGTCCACAACCGTGACCATCACCGCGCAGGAGCGGCGGTTCTTCGAACGCATCTACCAGGTCGTCGAGCAGGTGCCCCCTGGGCAGGTGTCCACCTACGGGGACATCGCGATCATCGTGGGCGGCGGGTGCGATGCCCGCATCGTGGGGCTCGCCATGGGAGACCTGGGGCCGCGCGCCGCCAAGGTGCCCTGGCAGCGCATCATCAACCGCTCGGGAGGCATCAGCACGCAGGGCTACAACCAGCGCGAGCTGCTGGTGGCCGAGGGCGTCGAGTTCGACGAGAAGGGCAAGGTGTACCTGGACCGCTTCCGCTGGGCCGGGCCGAGCCAGGAGTGGGCGACGAAGCACGGCTTCACCCCGCTGCCCGCGCGCGGCTCCGGCAAGGAGGAGGACACGTCCCAGATGCGCCTGTTCTGAGTCCTCAGAACTGGAAGTAGATGAAGCTCTGCCCCGGTGTGCCGATGACCATGGCCACGGCCATGCAGGTGGCCACCGCGGGCCAGAGCAGGGCGGGGCGTTGCCGCAGTCCTGTGCGCTCGGCGAGCGCGGACACCCCGTGGCACACCACGAGCGCCGCGCCCACCAGCACCAGTGTCAGCACCGAGGCGTGGGTGACGTCCGACGCCACCCCTGGCGCGTGCATGCCTCGTAGCACCCGCAGCGCCGAGGCCAGGGTGTCCGCCCGGAACAGCACCCACCCGAGCACCACCAGGTAGAACGTCCCCGCCCGCTTCAGCCAGCGCGAGCCCTCGGGCGTGGCCGCTCCCGAGCGCTTGGGGAAGCGCGCCGCGAGCAGGTGCGAGGCCACCAGCAGCAGCCCGTGGTACGCGCCCCAGAGGACGAACGTCCAGTTGGCCCCGTGCCACAGCCCGCCCAGCAGCATGGTGAGCAGCAGGTTGCGGTAGCGCCCGTTCCGGTTCCCGCCCAGCGGAATGTAGAGGTAGTCCCTGAGCCACGTGGACAGCGACAGGTGCCAGCGCCTCCAGAAGTCCACCGGCGAGGTGGCCAGGTAGGGCAGGTCGAAGTTCGGTGGCAGCTCGAAGCCGAGCAGCAGCGCCACGCCGATGGCGATGTCCGTGTACCCCGAGAAGTCCGCGTAGATCTGCCCCGTGAAGGCCAGGGCGCCCGTCCAGCTCTCCAACGCCCCCACCGGCCCCACGCTCCCGAAGAGCCCATCCGCCACCGGCGCCAGCAGGTCCGCCACCGTCTTCTTGAAGAGCCCCACCGCGATGAGCAGGTAGCCGCGCTGCACCTGCTCCCACCGGGGTGGCTCCATCCGCTCGAACTGGGGCAGCAGCACCGACGCCCGGATGATGGGCCCGGCCACCAGGTGGGGGAAGAAGGACACCGCCGCGACGAATTCCTCCGGACGCTCCCTGGCCTTCAGCTCCCCCCGGTAGACGTCCACGGTGTAGCTCATGCTCTGGAACGTGTAGAAGGAGATGCCCGCCGGCAGCACCAGCGAGAACGTGGGCTCCGGCACCGCCACCCCGAGCAGCGTCAGCAGCCCGTGCGCCGAGTCCGCGAAGAACCGCGCGTATTTGAAGAGCGCCAATACGCCCAGGTTCGCGGTCAGGCTCACTATCAGTAACAGGCGCCGCCGCCGCTCGTCCCCCGAGCGGCCGAGCTCCCGCGCCAACCAGAAGTCCAGCAGCGCGGTGCCCAGCAGCAGCGGCACGAAGCGCACGTCCCAGGCCCCGTAGAAGACGAGGCTCCCCCCCGTGACGAGCCACAGCTTCGCCCCGCGCGAGCGGGCCCCGAAGTGGAACGCCACGAAGAAGACCAGGAAAAAGATGCCGAACAGCGCGGTGTTGAAGAGCATGTCAGGCCAGCAACGGCCATTCTACCGGTTGATAAGGATCTGGCACACCCCGAGATCCATCCACCCGGTCCGCGCATATACTCACGCCCCTTATGGAAGGACGCCTGGTCCTCAAGAATTGCTCCATCTTCCGCGCGGACGGCCGGGGTCGTGCCGGTATGGCCATCGTCATCGAGGAGGGGCTCATCCGCCGCGTCGCTCCCAACGACGAGGTGCCCGTGCTCCCCGGAGACTGGGAGGTCTCCTGCCGCGGGCGGCTGGTGATGCCCGGCCTGGTGGACTGTCATGCCCACCTCATTGGGGATCAGCTCGTCCCCACCGTGGGCGAGCTCCTCCTGCACCCGCCCCAGTACCGGCTGGAGCACGAGCACCGCCTGTCCACGTACCTCACCGCCTCGGATGTGGAGGTCCTCTCCCGCCATGCCATGGCCCGGGCGCTGCGCTCGGGCGTCACCCTGGTGGTGGAGCACCTGTCCTGCCCGGGTGACGTGGCCGGCGCACTCGAGGCCCAGGCGCGCGTGGCGGAGCAGCTCGGCCTGCGGTTGGTGGCGAGCCATTCCACGCACAGCCTCGGGGGTACCAACCAGGCCGAGTCCCAGGCGGAGGCCAACGCCGACTTCGTCCGGCGCCGGGGCGCCCATCCGCTGGTGCGCGGCGCGTTCGGCTTCCATGCCTCGTGGACGAGCGCGAACCCCTTGTTGAAGCTGCTCGGCCGTCTGCGGGACGCTTCCGGCACGCCCGTCATCTTCCATCTCTCCGAGGGAGACCACGACCTGGCCACCACCTGGTCGCAGCACTTCCAGCGCGTGGTGCCCCGGCTGGAGTCCTTCGGGCTGCTCGGGCCGCTCTCCGTGGCCGCGTACGCGCGCGCCGTGGACGATGCCGAGTCCACGCGCCTGGCGGCGTCCGGTACCTGTGTGGCGCTCGG contains:
- a CDS encoding MGMT family protein, which encodes MSTTVTITAQERRFFERIYQVVEQVPPGQVSTYGDIAIIVGGGCDARIVGLAMGDLGPRAAKVPWQRIINRSGGISTQGYNQRELLVAEGVEFDEKGKVYLDRFRWAGPSQEWATKHGFTPLPARGSGKEEDTSQMRLF
- a CDS encoding MBOAT family O-acyltransferase — encoded protein: MLFNTALFGIFFLVFFVAFHFGARSRGAKLWLVTGGSLVFYGAWDVRFVPLLLGTALLDFWLARELGRSGDERRRRLLLIVSLTANLGVLALFKYARFFADSAHGLLTLLGVAVPEPTFSLVLPAGISFYTFQSMSYTVDVYRGELKARERPEEFVAAVSFFPHLVAGPIIRASVLLPQFERMEPPRWEQVQRGYLLIAVGLFKKTVADLLAPVADGLFGSVGPVGALESWTGALAFTGQIYADFSGYTDIAIGVALLLGFELPPNFDLPYLATSPVDFWRRWHLSLSTWLRDYLYIPLGGNRNGRYRNLLLTMLLGGLWHGANWTFVLWGAYHGLLLVASHLLAARFPKRSGAATPEGSRWLKRAGTFYLVVLGWVLFRADTLASALRVLRGMHAPGVASDVTHASVLTLVLVGAALVVCHGVSALAERTGLRQRPALLWPAVATCMAVAMVIGTPGQSFIYFQF
- a CDS encoding amidohydrolase family protein — translated: MEGRLVLKNCSIFRADGRGRAGMAIVIEEGLIRRVAPNDEVPVLPGDWEVSCRGRLVMPGLVDCHAHLIGDQLVPTVGELLLHPPQYRLEHEHRLSTYLTASDVEVLSRHAMARALRSGVTLVVEHLSCPGDVAGALEAQARVAEQLGLRLVASHSTHSLGGTNQAESQAEANADFVRRRGAHPLVRGAFGFHASWTSANPLLKLLGRLRDASGTPVIFHLSEGDHDLATTWSQHFQRVVPRLESFGLLGPLSVAAYARAVDDAESTRLAASGTCVALGPGAALLLEPSSRALETLHGRQNLIGLGSAGHGNLWDALSAALVTALGAARGSRLVDPDGVLVQLFSEGPAELCSRLFGVPSGAVEEGRLADLVVFDCVPALDKDSGQAPHLLGQVSRSRVAWNIVGGRVTVREGQVLGVDEVELANEAARVLTDVWARARVPEAEVAQGPARRG